One part of the Candidatus Aminicenantes bacterium genome encodes these proteins:
- a CDS encoding pseudouridine synthase, whose amino-acid sequence MKEMKLQKYLQDCGLASRREIRQWIHEGKFKVNHRSVADPNFMIRVPGDQIHLGHKMLKLKLQPKSYFIFNKPVGIVSTLSDPQGRPTIRTFISRIRERVYPIGRLDYNSDGLILLTNDGDLANFIISAKNQVPKTYLLKIKGDLSETTQKRLEKGVFLEGERLNPFVIEPVKMTSSGNSWLKVTITEGKKHILRDAFKYSGHPVEKLRRIAIGNIKLKNLPLGEWRELKDYEIAAFKKEYQFPE is encoded by the coding sequence ATGAAAGAGATGAAGCTGCAAAAATACCTGCAAGATTGCGGTCTGGCCAGCCGCCGCGAGATCCGCCAGTGGATCCACGAGGGCAAGTTCAAGGTCAATCACCGCAGCGTGGCCGATCCCAATTTCATGATCCGGGTTCCGGGCGACCAGATTCATCTCGGCCACAAAATGCTGAAGCTCAAGCTGCAGCCCAAGAGTTATTTCATCTTCAACAAGCCGGTGGGCATCGTCTCCACCCTGTCCGATCCGCAAGGACGCCCCACCATCCGCACGTTCATCAGCCGCATTCGCGAGCGGGTCTACCCGATCGGCCGGCTCGACTACAATTCCGACGGTCTCATCCTGCTGACCAACGATGGCGACCTGGCCAATTTCATCATCTCGGCCAAGAACCAGGTGCCCAAAACTTACTTGTTGAAAATCAAAGGGGATTTAAGCGAAACGACGCAAAAAAGATTGGAGAAGGGGGTATTCCTGGAGGGAGAACGGCTCAATCCCTTCGTCATCGAGCCGGTGAAAATGACCAGTTCCGGAAATTCCTGGCTGAAGGTGACGATCACCGAGGGCAAGAAGCACATCCTGCGCGACGCCTTCAAATATTCGGGCCACCCGGTGGAGAAGCTCAGGCGCATCGCCATCGGCAACATCAAGCTGAAAAACCTGCCGCTGGGTGAATGGCGGGAACTGAAGGATTACGAGATCGCCGCTTTCAAGAAAGAATATCAATTCCCGGAATAG
- a CDS encoding sigma-54 dependent transcriptional regulator, which produces MKRKTIHLVDDESVIHDIFRKMFQEKEYELRISENKSQAKTNHGSDVDVVIMDQMIPGSSGLEIFKELKKDDPGIQAIFLTAFGTIEAAIEAIKHGAVDYLQKPFNNIELKHKVDRVIKEKKLNRENIQLKKTLGDRFSFENIIGRSPLLKKTLGIVESVADSNSTVLITGESGTGKELIAKAIHSNSNRKNMPFSPFNSSNIPAALFESLLFGYKRGAYTGANSDKKGIFEEADGGTIFFDEIANLTPETQAKILRVLQEKEIQPLGGNQIKKVDVRILAATNIDLMSKVKSGEFRDDLYYRLNIIDIHLPPLRERKEDIPILADSFLKRYCRENKKTIKGMNEKFLKLLIEYNWPGNIRELQNAMLRAVLLASGDTLTPAALPQEILGYKHQPQRLEKGGFNSRVDAFKRQVIIETLEENSWIQKKAAEELQLKPSTLYELIKRLGIQK; this is translated from the coding sequence ATGAAAAGGAAAACCATCCACCTGGTCGACGACGAGAGCGTCATCCACGATATTTTCAGAAAAATGTTCCAGGAAAAGGAGTACGAGTTGCGCATCTCCGAGAACAAGTCCCAAGCCAAGACCAACCACGGCAGCGACGTGGACGTGGTCATCATGGACCAGATGATCCCGGGCAGCTCGGGATTGGAGATATTCAAGGAACTAAAAAAGGACGACCCCGGCATCCAGGCCATCTTCCTGACCGCCTTCGGAACCATCGAGGCGGCGATCGAGGCCATCAAGCATGGCGCGGTGGATTACCTGCAAAAGCCGTTCAACAACATCGAGCTGAAGCACAAGGTGGACCGCGTCATCAAGGAAAAAAAGCTGAACCGGGAAAATATCCAACTGAAAAAAACGCTCGGCGACCGGTTCTCATTCGAAAACATCATCGGCCGCAGCCCGCTGCTCAAAAAAACGCTCGGCATCGTCGAGAGCGTGGCCGATTCCAACTCCACCGTCCTGATCACCGGCGAGAGCGGCACCGGTAAGGAGCTGATCGCCAAGGCAATCCACTCCAACTCCAACCGCAAGAACATGCCTTTTTCGCCGTTCAATTCGAGCAACATCCCTGCCGCCCTTTTCGAAAGCCTGCTCTTCGGCTATAAAAGGGGGGCCTACACCGGCGCCAACAGCGACAAGAAAGGCATCTTCGAGGAAGCGGACGGCGGCACCATCTTTTTCGACGAGATCGCCAACCTGACCCCGGAAACCCAGGCCAAGATCCTGCGCGTCCTGCAGGAAAAGGAGATCCAGCCCCTGGGCGGCAACCAGATCAAAAAGGTGGACGTGCGCATCCTGGCCGCCACCAATATCGACCTGATGAGCAAGGTTAAAAGCGGCGAATTCCGCGATGACCTTTACTACCGGTTGAACATCATCGACATCCATCTGCCCCCCTTGCGCGAACGCAAGGAGGACATCCCCATCCTGGCCGATTCCTTCCTTAAAAGGTACTGCCGCGAAAACAAGAAGACCATCAAGGGCATGAACGAGAAATTTTTGAAGCTACTGATTGAGTACAATTGGCCCGGCAACATCCGCGAGCTGCAAAACGCGATGCTGCGGGCCGTTCTGCTCGCCAGCGGCGACACGCTGACCCCAGCCGCTCTGCCGCAGGAGATCCTGGGCTACAAGCATCAGCCGCAGCGGCTCGAGAAGGGCGGTTTCAACTCCCGGGTGGACGCCTTCAAACGGCAGGTGATCATCGAGACCCTCGAGGAGAACAGCTGGATCCAGAAGAAAGCCGCCGAAGAGCTGCAGCTGAAACCGTCCACGCTCTACGAACTGATCAAGAGACTGGGGATCCAAAAATGA
- a CDS encoding ATP-binding protein, with translation MVLDTVCYIFFPAVLLQYALQYPLRNKIFKKFSTRFRYLIIYLPPLSILLLNFYYVLQNIFPADPEILTTVINHFRVITQKYFAVYLFLAWGAMIASSLNLIVKKRQKRYLFPLIGISLSFVSLLLLTFLPQQSPFQIAPITYLSMVFLPFLPLSLVYYLTQKRVTDIENTIKKTLSISSLFIFIFGAYLFLGLNIEQNKLLGIFWSIAAILMAGLLFKPLESTIQRFFEKVFYRETFNFKRKLKELESSISSQRDLSSLSVSFLEIITRGFQLQNGALLIHYKSNLFYSLPERTRLFLSRPFRDAVSSQESVIFLSEQEFRTKFPHDQAALQQNKFFQFLPLKISDRLIGIVAMGRKTNGTYLTVEDLELMSSISAPLALSLENAFLYNRLETQLSELNLLKEFNENIIENINLGIMVVSRLNQVQTWNSFMEDRLQIKRQKALHKKAAQVLGEELWKQIHTGWSGTHTLRNIKVATPDGDSIYDVYISPLKNESNSIAGRIFVFEDVTEKINIQNQLITSEKMASVGLLAAGIAHEINTPLTGISSYCQFLLDSPADADNRELITKMNDQVLRANKIIRTLLDFSRQKGQQPLPVNLNKVIEESLALVEHKMKKKNIVFKKEYHFQNNFFGFSTRLQQLFINLFINAIDAIDPHSGQGQISIQGKESGEGVSIWFKDNGRGIKEDLLEKIFDPFFTTKEIGQGTGLGLAIVYSIVKEHYGNIEAHSKVDRGTTFVITFPLPNPLRSMSL, from the coding sequence TTGGTCCTGGACACGGTCTGCTACATTTTTTTCCCGGCCGTGCTGCTGCAGTACGCGCTGCAGTATCCGCTGCGGAACAAGATCTTTAAAAAGTTCAGCACGCGCTTCCGCTACCTGATCATCTACCTGCCGCCGCTGAGCATCCTGCTGCTGAATTTTTATTATGTCCTGCAAAATATTTTTCCCGCCGATCCGGAAATCCTGACGACGGTCATCAACCATTTCCGCGTCATTACCCAGAAGTACTTCGCCGTTTACCTGTTCCTGGCCTGGGGAGCGATGATCGCCTCCTCGCTGAACCTGATCGTCAAGAAAAGGCAGAAACGCTATCTGTTCCCGCTGATCGGCATCTCGCTGAGTTTCGTCTCGCTGCTGCTGCTCACGTTCCTGCCCCAACAGTCCCCCTTCCAGATCGCCCCGATCACCTACCTAAGCATGGTCTTCCTGCCCTTCCTGCCCCTGAGCCTGGTCTACTATCTGACGCAGAAGCGGGTAACCGACATCGAGAATACCATCAAGAAGACCCTCTCCATCTCCTCGCTGTTCATTTTCATCTTCGGCGCCTACCTTTTCCTGGGCTTGAACATCGAGCAGAACAAGCTGCTGGGCATCTTCTGGTCTATCGCCGCCATCCTGATGGCAGGGCTTCTGTTTAAGCCGCTGGAAAGCACCATCCAGAGATTTTTTGAGAAAGTGTTCTACCGCGAAACCTTCAATTTCAAGCGCAAGCTGAAGGAACTCGAATCCTCGATCAGCAGCCAGCGCGACTTGAGCTCGCTGTCGGTCAGTTTTCTGGAGATAATTACCCGCGGCTTTCAGCTGCAGAACGGCGCCCTACTGATCCACTACAAGAGCAACCTGTTCTATTCGCTGCCCGAGCGGACGCGCCTCTTTTTGAGCCGCCCTTTCCGCGACGCCGTGAGCAGCCAAGAGAGCGTCATTTTTCTTTCCGAGCAGGAGTTCCGCACCAAGTTCCCCCACGACCAGGCGGCGCTGCAGCAGAACAAGTTCTTCCAGTTCCTGCCCCTGAAGATCAGCGACCGGCTGATCGGCATCGTGGCCATGGGCCGGAAGACCAACGGCACGTACCTGACCGTCGAGGACCTGGAGCTGATGTCCAGCATCTCCGCCCCGCTGGCCCTGTCGCTGGAGAACGCTTTCCTGTATAACCGCCTGGAAACCCAGCTGAGCGAGTTGAACCTGCTGAAGGAATTCAACGAGAACATCATCGAAAACATCAACCTCGGCATCATGGTCGTCTCCAGGCTGAACCAGGTGCAGACCTGGAATTCGTTCATGGAAGACCGCCTGCAGATCAAGCGCCAGAAAGCCCTGCATAAAAAAGCCGCCCAGGTCCTGGGCGAAGAGCTGTGGAAACAGATCCATACCGGATGGAGCGGGACCCATACCTTGCGCAACATCAAGGTGGCCACCCCGGATGGCGATTCCATATACGATGTCTACATCTCGCCGCTGAAAAACGAGAGCAACAGCATCGCCGGCCGCATATTCGTCTTCGAGGACGTCACCGAGAAGATCAACATCCAGAATCAGCTGATCACGTCTGAAAAAATGGCTTCGGTGGGTTTGCTGGCGGCTGGCATCGCCCACGAGATCAACACCCCCCTGACCGGCATTTCCTCCTACTGCCAGTTCCTGCTCGACAGTCCTGCCGACGCGGACAACCGCGAGCTGATCACGAAAATGAACGACCAGGTCCTGCGCGCCAACAAGATCATCCGCACGCTGCTGGACTTCTCGCGCCAGAAAGGCCAGCAGCCGCTGCCAGTCAACCTGAACAAGGTGATCGAGGAAAGCCTGGCCCTGGTCGAACACAAGATGAAAAAGAAAAACATCGTCTTCAAGAAGGAGTATCATTTCCAAAACAATTTTTTCGGCTTTTCGACCCGGTTGCAGCAGTTGTTCATCAACCTCTTTATCAACGCCATCGACGCCATCGACCCCCACAGCGGCCAGGGGCAGATATCGATTCAGGGCAAGGAGAGCGGCGAGGGGGTCAGCATCTGGTTCAAGGACAACGGCCGCGGCATCAAGGAGGACCTGCTGGAAAAGATATTCGACCCGTTCTTCACCACCAAGGAGATTGGCCAAGGCACCGGCTTGGGGCTGGCTATCGTCTACAGTATCGTCAAGGAACATTATGGAAACATCGAGGCCCACAGCAAGGTTGACCGGGGCACCACCTTCGTTATCACATTTCCCCTGCCGAATCCCTTAAGGAGCATGAGTTTATGA